Proteins from a single region of Pseudomonadota bacterium:
- a CDS encoding DUF3179 domain-containing protein, which yields MLRHIRPPCETAISVIAIATMIALVAMATAIPALANPDRWAAEGWRTDFSQSTVDLGEILDGGPRRDGIPPIDNPRFEPVAEVDHLDPRDPILSFTHKGETRGYPLRVMTFHEIVNDVIAGDPVAVTYCPLCNAAIVFDRMIDGEVVDFGTTGKLRRSDLVMYDRQTDSWWQQFSGEAIAGSYAGTELTMLPSKLISWQQFAEQYPSALVLDDPNNFRRPYGQNPYPGYDTLAQPFLYDGPFPDGIAPLERVVMVRDGDNVFAISTAKIAEEGTIEMEGVTLRFAAGQASALDTSTMSEGRDVGSITVMRDDEPVVHDVTFAFVVYAFEPELEIIQ from the coding sequence ATGCTGCGCCATATTCGACCGCCATGCGAGACCGCAATCTCGGTGATTGCGATTGCCACGATGATCGCCCTCGTCGCGATGGCCACGGCAATACCGGCCCTCGCAAACCCAGACCGTTGGGCTGCGGAGGGTTGGCGAACCGATTTCTCCCAATCCACGGTTGATCTGGGTGAGATCCTCGACGGAGGACCGCGGCGCGATGGCATCCCGCCCATTGACAACCCACGCTTTGAGCCGGTCGCGGAGGTGGATCATCTCGACCCGCGCGACCCGATCCTCAGCTTCACGCACAAGGGCGAAACCCGAGGGTACCCGCTGCGCGTGATGACCTTTCATGAGATCGTCAACGACGTCATCGCTGGCGATCCGGTTGCCGTAACGTATTGCCCGCTGTGCAACGCCGCGATTGTCTTCGATCGCATGATTGATGGCGAGGTGGTTGATTTCGGTACGACCGGCAAACTGCGGCGCTCCGACCTGGTGATGTACGACCGCCAGACCGATAGCTGGTGGCAGCAGTTCTCCGGCGAAGCGATCGCTGGCAGCTATGCCGGAACCGAACTGACAATGCTGCCCAGCAAGCTGATCAGTTGGCAACAGTTCGCCGAGCAGTATCCCAGTGCACTCGTCCTCGACGACCCGAACAATTTCCGCCGCCCCTACGGCCAGAACCCTTATCCGGGCTACGATACCCTCGCACAGCCATTCCTTTATGATGGACCTTTTCCCGACGGCATCGCACCGCTTGAGCGTGTGGTGATGGTGCGTGACGGCGACAATGTTTTCGCCATCAGCACGGCCAAGATCGCCGAAGAAGGAACGATCGAAATGGAAGGGGTGACACTGCGTTTTGCCGCAGGCCAAGCCTCGGCGCTCGATACATCGACCATGAGTGAGGGTCGCGATGTCGGCAGCATCACAGTCATGCGCGACGACGAGCCCGTTGTCCACGACGTGACCTTCGCCTTCGTGGTGTACGCGTTTGAACCCGAGCTTGAGATCATCCAGTAA
- a CDS encoding SOS response-associated peptidase, producing MCGRFVLEASREAVEALFEVEVTGLFEPRYNIAPSQPVLFVHAFQGVRATDYGRWGLVPHWHKEPDKAQMMINARIETVAEKPWFRTAVRHRRVLVPATHFYEWRREGKARQPFAVNRKNDAKTEGLFAFAGIVDETHGGDGSAVPTLALLTEQAEGEVADIHHRMPVVVPAEHFASWLDCRTVEPTMALEALRPPPDDAWTMWPVDPVVNRAGVDGAKLLLPVDIEADAAKSATAEPKAQLDLF from the coding sequence ATGTGTGGACGGTTCGTTCTCGAAGCCTCGCGGGAAGCGGTTGAGGCCCTTTTCGAGGTCGAAGTGACCGGGCTTTTCGAACCGCGCTACAACATCGCGCCAAGCCAACCGGTCTTGTTCGTTCACGCCTTTCAGGGCGTTCGCGCCACCGACTACGGCCGTTGGGGGCTCGTGCCGCATTGGCACAAAGAACCCGACAAGGCCCAGATGATGATCAACGCCCGCATCGAGACCGTAGCGGAGAAGCCTTGGTTCAGAACAGCGGTGCGTCACCGCCGCGTGCTCGTACCGGCAACACATTTCTACGAGTGGCGGCGCGAGGGCAAGGCGCGGCAGCCGTTTGCCGTCAATCGGAAAAATGACGCGAAAACAGAAGGTTTATTCGCATTTGCCGGCATCGTTGACGAGACGCATGGCGGGGATGGGAGCGCCGTTCCGACGCTTGCGCTACTCACCGAACAAGCCGAAGGCGAGGTTGCCGACATCCATCACCGCATGCCCGTTGTCGTGCCCGCCGAGCATTTCGCGAGCTGGCTCGACTGCCGGACTGTTGAACCGACCATGGCGCTGGAGGCCTTGCGGCCACCGCCCGACGACGCCTGGACAATGTGGCCTGTGGATCCGGTCGTGAACCGCGCCGGCGTCGATGGCGCAAAGCTGCTGCTCCCGGTCGATATCGAAGCGGATGCCGCCAAGTCCGCGACCGCTGAGCCCAAAGCGCAGCTCGACCTGTTCTGA
- the nadA gene encoding quinolinate synthase NadA codes for MPDWARATAAPPASSRFDHLPMPDLTYTPAVEAEVGHLYEKMAHAIPRIEWPVHAPTIAAINRLKKQRGAVILAHNYQTPEIFHGVADIVGDSLQLAKEATKVSEDVIIQCGVHFMAETSKMLNPEKTVLIPDMNAGCSLASSITGSDVRALKAAYPGIPVVAYVNTSADVKAEVDICCTSSNAVQIVESLNTDKVIFLPDQYLARWVASQTSVDIIAWKGACEVHERFSGEELRAYKQSDPSIKIIAHPECPPDVIAEADYTGSTAGIIDWVTEHKNGKVLMVTECSMADNVATAAPEIEFVRPCNLCPHMKRITLPKILDTLLTMEGEVFIPEEMAKRARRSVEAMVNLKN; via the coding sequence ATGCCCGACTGGGCTCGCGCCACCGCAGCGCCGCCCGCCAGCTCTCGTTTTGACCATTTGCCGATGCCCGATCTGACCTACACACCAGCTGTGGAGGCCGAAGTCGGTCATCTGTATGAGAAGATGGCACATGCGATCCCGCGCATCGAGTGGCCCGTTCACGCGCCGACGATCGCCGCGATCAACCGGCTGAAGAAACAGCGCGGCGCGGTCATTCTGGCGCACAATTATCAGACCCCGGAGATCTTCCATGGGGTCGCCGACATCGTTGGCGACAGCTTACAGCTGGCCAAAGAGGCCACCAAGGTCAGTGAAGACGTCATCATTCAGTGCGGCGTGCACTTCATGGCCGAGACGTCGAAGATGCTGAACCCGGAGAAGACGGTTCTCATTCCCGACATGAACGCCGGCTGTTCCCTCGCATCGTCTATCACAGGGTCGGACGTTCGCGCCTTGAAAGCAGCCTACCCGGGCATCCCTGTCGTGGCTTATGTCAACACGTCGGCAGACGTGAAGGCCGAGGTCGACATTTGCTGCACCTCCTCGAACGCAGTTCAAATTGTCGAAAGCCTGAATACCGACAAGGTCATCTTCCTGCCTGATCAGTATCTGGCGCGTTGGGTCGCCTCGCAGACATCGGTCGACATCATCGCATGGAAAGGCGCTTGCGAAGTGCATGAGCGCTTCTCAGGCGAAGAGTTGCGCGCCTACAAGCAAAGCGATCCGTCGATCAAGATCATCGCACATCCCGAGTGCCCGCCTGATGTTATCGCGGAAGCAGATTACACCGGCTCCACGGCTGGGATCATCGATTGGGTAACCGAGCACAAAAACGGAAAAGTGCTGATGGTGACCGAATGCTCGATGGCCGACAATGTGGCCACCGCGGCGCCAGAAATCGAGTTTGTTCGGCCATGCAATCTGTGCCCGCACATGAAGCGGATCACATTGCCCAAGATCCTCGACACGCTTCTCACGATGGAGGGCGAGGTGTTTATCCCTGAGGAAATGGCCAAGCGCGCCCGTCGTTCGGTCGAGGCGATGGTCAATCTGAAAAACTAA
- a CDS encoding MFS transporter, with product MADNPAKQVPATGISGNALLLVIVAGCLIALLSFGPRSILGLFLVPVTEAREWSREIFALSLAIQNLMWGIGQPFAGAIADKYGSARVLAGGGILYAAGLMLMAWAPTPLWLYFSAGILIGLAASAGFSIVLAALGRRVPPAKQALVFGIGTAASSMGQFLFAPLGRSFIADYGWEQALLMLGGLMLAVPLLAYALRGKADSEAAADFIKDQTLTDALKQALAYRSYVLLVAGFFVCGFHVQFIAAHMPAYIEDIGLDPAIGAWSIALIGLFNVFGSLASGVIAGRYSKPIFLALIYLGRAAAITLFLILPVSSLTVLVFSATMGLLWLSTVPPTSALVAIMFGPKYLATLMGIVFFSHQVGAFIGVWLGGRLFDTTGSYDVVWYISIALGIFAAIVHWPIREARADSPLATPAE from the coding sequence ATGGCCGATAATCCAGCAAAACAGGTGCCTGCGACGGGTATTTCCGGAAACGCGCTTTTGCTGGTGATCGTCGCCGGTTGCCTCATTGCGCTTTTGTCATTTGGCCCGCGTTCGATTCTCGGCCTTTTTCTCGTCCCGGTGACCGAAGCACGCGAGTGGAGCCGCGAAATATTCGCGCTGTCTCTGGCGATCCAGAACCTGATGTGGGGAATCGGGCAGCCTTTTGCAGGCGCTATTGCCGATAAGTACGGCAGCGCCCGCGTGCTGGCCGGCGGCGGTATTCTCTACGCGGCCGGGCTGATGCTGATGGCGTGGGCGCCAACGCCGCTGTGGCTTTATTTCTCCGCCGGTATCTTGATTGGTCTTGCTGCCTCGGCAGGTTTCTCGATCGTTTTGGCGGCCTTGGGCCGCCGCGTCCCCCCAGCGAAACAGGCTTTGGTCTTCGGCATCGGTACGGCCGCCAGTTCGATGGGGCAGTTCCTGTTTGCACCCTTAGGCCGCTCGTTCATCGCGGACTATGGCTGGGAGCAAGCTTTGCTGATGCTCGGGGGCCTGATGCTGGCCGTGCCACTTCTGGCGTACGCCCTGCGCGGCAAGGCGGACTCCGAAGCCGCCGCAGACTTCATCAAGGACCAGACCCTCACCGACGCATTAAAGCAGGCACTTGCTTACCGGTCCTATGTGCTCTTGGTCGCTGGCTTTTTCGTATGCGGGTTCCACGTTCAGTTCATCGCGGCACACATGCCCGCCTATATTGAGGATATTGGTCTCGATCCTGCCATTGGGGCGTGGTCGATAGCACTGATCGGCCTGTTCAACGTATTCGGTTCGCTTGCCTCAGGCGTCATCGCCGGGCGTTACTCGAAACCGATCTTTCTGGCGCTGATCTATCTGGGGCGCGCAGCCGCGATCACGCTTTTCCTGATCCTGCCGGTCTCATCTCTGACCGTTCTCGTCTTCTCGGCGACCATGGGCCTTTTGTGGCTGTCGACCGTTCCGCCCACCTCCGCCTTGGTCGCGATCATGTTCGGCCCAAAGTATCTCGCAACCCTGATGGGCATCGTGTTCTTCAGCCATCAAGTCGGCGCTTTCATCGGCGTCTGGCTGGGTGGGCGGCTGTTCGATACGACCGGTTCCTATGATGTCGTGTGGTATATCAGCATTGCCCTTGGCATCTTCGCGGCAATCGTGCATTGGCCGATACGCGAAGCTCGCGCCGACAGCCCACTGGCGACTCCCGCCGAATAA
- a CDS encoding MDR family oxidoreductase — translation MATPDPFKAILITSDDGKRAKPAVVQEITMDDLMDGDVTVKVSHSTVNYKDGLAITAKGPIARKFPMIPGVDLAGTVVSSDHSDFSEGDEVILNGFGVGEGHMGAYAPYARLNGDWLIHRPKGLTAAQAMAIGTAGYTAMLCVMGLDEAGVKPDDGPILVTGSAGGVGSVAIAILAKRGYHVVASTGRPEEEAYLKGLGAAEIVDRNEFNGDVRPLSREKWAGAVDAVGSKTLANVLSQVKYGGAVAACGLAQGGDLPSFVHPFILRAVKLIGIESVMSPISKRKEAYAQLAQDLDMDKLDTMTRHIGFDDLLQAGADIVEGKVRGRLVVTL, via the coding sequence ATGGCAACTCCCGACCCGTTCAAGGCGATCTTGATCACGTCCGATGACGGCAAGCGCGCCAAGCCGGCCGTCGTGCAGGAGATCACGATGGATGATCTGATGGACGGCGATGTGACGGTGAAAGTCAGCCACTCCACGGTGAACTACAAGGATGGCCTCGCTATAACCGCCAAGGGGCCGATCGCGCGAAAATTCCCGATGATCCCGGGCGTCGATCTCGCCGGAACGGTGGTCAGCTCAGACCATTCGGACTTTTCGGAAGGCGATGAGGTCATTCTCAACGGCTTTGGCGTCGGCGAAGGCCATATGGGCGCCTATGCACCTTATGCGCGGCTCAACGGCGACTGGTTGATCCATCGACCGAAAGGGCTGACCGCAGCGCAGGCCATGGCGATCGGTACGGCGGGCTACACCGCCATGCTCTGCGTGATGGGCCTTGATGAGGCTGGCGTTAAGCCAGACGATGGCCCGATCCTTGTGACCGGTTCGGCCGGTGGTGTTGGATCGGTCGCCATCGCGATCCTCGCCAAACGCGGCTACCATGTCGTGGCATCGACCGGGCGGCCTGAAGAGGAAGCCTACCTTAAGGGCCTTGGCGCTGCGGAGATCGTCGACCGGAATGAATTCAATGGCGATGTCCGCCCGCTGTCGCGGGAAAAATGGGCTGGTGCGGTCGATGCCGTCGGCTCGAAGACGCTTGCCAACGTTCTTAGCCAGGTGAAGTACGGGGGCGCAGTCGCAGCCTGCGGTCTCGCGCAAGGTGGTGATCTGCCATCCTTCGTGCATCCATTCATTCTGCGCGCGGTCAAACTCATCGGCATTGAGTCCGTGATGAGCCCAATTTCAAAGCGCAAAGAAGCCTACGCCCAACTGGCGCAGGACCTCGATATGGACAAGCTCGACACAATGACCCGGCACATCGGCTTTGACGACCTGTTGCAGGCCGGAGCCGATATCGTCGAAGGCAAAGTGCGCGGACGCCTCGTCGTCACACTTTAG
- the fabI gene encoding enoyl-ACP reductase FabI — protein sequence MQGKRGLILGLANNRSIAWGIAQACREHGAELGFTYQGDALRKRVEPLAEQLGGTVFGHCDVTDTASMDAVFGEIEAQWGTLDFIVHAVAFSDKDELTGRYVDTSAENFDRSMHISVYSFTALMQRAETLMTNGGSALTLTYYGAERVMPHYNVMGVAKAALEASVRYLAVDLGGKGIRVNALSAGPIKTLAASGIGDFRYILKWNEYNSPLKKTVTIEEVGDAAVYLLSPLSRAVTGEVHHVDSGYHVVGMKSVDAPDISVVKD from the coding sequence ATGCAAGGCAAGCGCGGCCTGATTTTGGGCCTCGCAAACAATCGCTCCATCGCTTGGGGCATCGCGCAAGCGTGCCGTGAGCACGGCGCCGAGCTGGGCTTCACCTATCAGGGAGACGCCCTGCGCAAGCGCGTCGAGCCTCTGGCCGAGCAGCTGGGTGGAACCGTGTTTGGCCATTGCGACGTCACCGACACCGCGAGCATGGACGCCGTTTTCGGAGAGATCGAAGCGCAATGGGGCACGCTCGATTTCATCGTTCATGCGGTCGCCTTCTCCGACAAGGACGAGCTGACGGGCCGCTATGTCGATACGAGCGCTGAAAACTTCGACCGTTCCATGCACATCTCGGTCTATTCATTTACCGCGCTTATGCAGCGGGCCGAGACGCTCATGACAAATGGCGGATCGGCGCTCACGCTGACCTACTACGGTGCCGAGCGCGTGATGCCGCATTACAATGTGATGGGTGTTGCCAAAGCGGCGCTTGAAGCATCGGTGCGCTATCTGGCTGTGGACCTTGGCGGCAAAGGCATCCGGGTCAACGCACTGTCCGCTGGCCCCATCAAGACACTCGCGGCCTCGGGCATTGGTGACTTCCGCTACATTCTCAAGTGGAACGAGTACAATTCGCCCTTGAAGAAAACAGTGACGATTGAAGAGGTCGGTGATGCGGCCGTGTATCTCCTGTCGCCACTATCGCGGGCGGTCACGGGCGAAGTGCATCACGTCGATTCGGGCTACCACGTGGTCGGCATGAAATCGGTCGATGCGCCCGATATTTCGGTGGTCAAGGACTGA
- a CDS encoding folate-binding protein has protein sequence MPLTPLRHRSLIALSGPDAEHLLEGLVTARLPGESDVVGSALLTPQGKILFTFLLSRTPEGFRLECDATERDALIKRLTLYKLRANVTIEPEAMGAFSTDWETEAPGALRDLRFSNVAGSREARTYGHSSAQDDGAALARYTARRVAAGVLEGPQEIASGQDFPHDVALDLTEAVAFNKGCFVGQEVVSRVKHRGTARRRPVILTGESIGAGEPVLCGEREIGVTRSATARQAIAVVRLDHIRGPLSVAGRAVSVSVPPYATYGLEVEITLQGG, from the coding sequence ATGCCCCTTACGCCGCTGCGCCACCGTTCGCTGATCGCCCTTTCCGGCCCGGACGCCGAGCATCTGCTTGAAGGCTTGGTGACCGCCCGCCTGCCCGGTGAATCAGACGTTGTGGGATCGGCATTGCTGACCCCGCAAGGAAAAATCCTGTTCACGTTCCTCCTCAGCCGTACGCCCGAGGGTTTCCGTCTGGAGTGCGACGCGACCGAACGTGATGCCCTGATCAAGCGGCTGACGCTGTATAAGTTGCGGGCAAATGTGACCATAGAACCCGAAGCGATGGGTGCTTTTTCAACCGATTGGGAAACAGAAGCGCCGGGCGCCTTGAGGGACCTGCGTTTCAGCAACGTGGCTGGCAGCCGCGAAGCGCGGACCTATGGGCATAGCAGCGCGCAAGACGATGGGGCCGCATTGGCCCGCTACACCGCGCGTCGCGTGGCGGCCGGCGTCCTTGAGGGTCCGCAGGAGATCGCCAGCGGGCAGGATTTCCCGCATGACGTAGCGCTGGATTTGACGGAGGCGGTTGCCTTCAACAAGGGCTGCTTTGTCGGCCAGGAGGTGGTCAGCCGCGTCAAACACCGTGGGACCGCAAGGCGAAGGCCAGTGATTCTGACGGGCGAAAGTATCGGGGCAGGCGAGCCAGTCCTGTGTGGCGAACGCGAGATTGGTGTCACGCGGTCAGCCACAGCCCGCCAAGCGATCGCGGTGGTTCGGCTCGACCATATTCGCGGACCGCTCAGTGTTGCGGGCCGTGCTGTATCGGTTTCGGTGCCGCCCTACGCAACGTATGGGCTTGAGGTGGAAATCACCTTGCAGGGCGGCTGA
- a CDS encoding HD family hydrolase: protein MLSGRRLDLADPSPLDVEIDDIAHGLARVARWNGQTIGAHPFSVAQHSLVVVDILQSLDAVSRRKAGRPAALGLAALLHDAPEYVIGDMISPFKALLGDSYRQIEARLASAIFVRHGLPAQLPDAWQKLIKRADRACALLEATQLAGFEPTEATKFFGKLPPALHDVTLEPMPPEEAAQAFLNRHRRLNASFLAEGDD from the coding sequence ATGCTGTCAGGCAGGCGGCTTGATCTGGCCGATCCGTCTCCGCTGGATGTCGAGATAGACGATATTGCGCACGGGCTGGCGCGGGTTGCGCGGTGGAACGGCCAAACGATTGGTGCACACCCCTTTTCGGTCGCTCAACACAGCCTGGTTGTCGTCGATATTCTTCAGTCGCTGGATGCCGTATCGCGGCGCAAGGCCGGTCGGCCCGCTGCACTTGGCCTTGCAGCGCTGCTGCATGACGCCCCTGAATATGTGATCGGGGACATGATTTCGCCCTTCAAGGCGCTGTTGGGCGACAGCTATCGGCAGATTGAGGCGCGTCTCGCGTCGGCCATCTTTGTCCGTCATGGCCTTCCGGCCCAATTGCCTGACGCCTGGCAGAAACTGATCAAGCGCGCCGACCGCGCATGCGCGCTGCTTGAGGCGACACAGCTCGCCGGTTTTGAGCCAACCGAGGCCACCAAGTTCTTTGGCAAACTCCCGCCAGCACTGCATGATGTGACGCTCGAGCCAATGCCGCCGGAGGAGGCTGCGCAGGCCTTTCTCAACCGGCACCGACGCCTCAACGCCTCCTTTCTTGCGGAAGGTGATGACTAG
- a CDS encoding NAD regulator has translation MQSIGLDLTAAVVALVDGNPAIVAVPQSVDAGKTDAPDPALPSGPFEPLKHRTLELGLRGFVEAQTGFRLGYIEQLYAFGDRGRHATAQTDTPHMLSVGYVALTRAYTDSQPAQSVVQPEPHDEWSWQHWYGFFPWEDWRDGRPAILEANLLPRLRHWLAETSGDEPPGRTMSRQRRAALAFGATLSPTGPADEAIWDEERVLERYELLYEAGLVGEAWRDGRTDRAHEDAPLGRRMALDHRRILATAIARLRGKMKYRPVVFEMMPEAFTLTDLQLAVEAISGRRLHKQNFRRLVDRAGLVEPTGGTAVATGGRPAALYRFRREVTAERPAAGLRLGQSVVR, from the coding sequence GTGCAGTCGATTGGCCTTGATTTGACGGCCGCGGTCGTCGCGCTGGTTGATGGGAACCCAGCCATTGTTGCCGTCCCCCAAAGCGTGGACGCCGGTAAGACCGATGCCCCTGACCCAGCGCTGCCATCGGGTCCCTTCGAGCCGTTGAAACATCGGACGTTGGAGCTTGGCCTGCGCGGCTTTGTTGAAGCGCAAACGGGCTTTCGCCTGGGCTACATTGAACAGCTGTACGCATTCGGTGATCGCGGGCGGCACGCGACCGCCCAAACCGACACGCCGCACATGTTGTCAGTGGGCTATGTTGCGCTGACCCGGGCGTACACAGACAGCCAGCCTGCGCAATCCGTCGTTCAACCCGAACCCCACGACGAGTGGTCGTGGCAACACTGGTATGGATTTTTCCCTTGGGAAGACTGGCGCGATGGGCGCCCGGCCATTCTCGAGGCAAACTTGTTGCCAAGGCTCCGCCACTGGCTTGCTGAGACGTCGGGAGACGAACCCCCGGGACGAACCATGTCGCGCCAAAGGCGTGCGGCGTTGGCTTTTGGTGCAACGCTCTCTCCAACCGGTCCCGCAGACGAGGCCATCTGGGATGAGGAGCGGGTGCTGGAACGGTATGAACTGCTGTATGAGGCGGGACTTGTGGGCGAAGCATGGCGTGATGGCCGCACGGATCGGGCCCATGAAGACGCCCCGCTGGGAAGGCGTATGGCGCTCGATCACAGGCGCATTCTCGCCACCGCAATCGCGCGGCTGCGCGGCAAGATGAAATACCGCCCGGTGGTTTTCGAAATGATGCCCGAAGCCTTCACCCTGACCGACCTGCAATTGGCCGTTGAGGCGATTTCCGGACGGCGTTTGCACAAGCAGAATTTCCGCCGCCTGGTTGACCGGGCAGGACTGGTGGAGCCAACCGGCGGGACCGCTGTGGCCACCGGCGGAAGACCCGCTGCGCTGTATCGGTTCCGCCGCGAAGTGACAGCTGAACGCCCTGCCGCTGGTCTGCGATTGGGTCAATCCGTCGTGCGGTAG
- a CDS encoding FAD-binding oxidoreductase: MRAEIAGEAVEHITDLGAELAALIDDGAVLTEPSDKAPFLREWRDLFQGKAIAIVQPRTAQDVCAVLRFASERGLPVVPQGGNTGLVGGQTPDTSGRAIVLSLARLNRVRQIDAQANVITTEAGVVLEALQKQADAAGRFFPLSLGAQGSCMIGGNIATNAGGTGVLAYGNTRDLVLGLEVALPDGRLWNGLSKLRKDNTGYDLKNLFIGSEGTLGVITAASLKLFPKPRGVRTAFIGLKTPHDALRLYEAMEQRAGHGLTGFEIMPRLGLEFVLRHLPGARDPLTSPSAWYVLAELSSGRSEDDAQALLMECMEEAFEADLIEDAAVAQTLEQSRTFWSLRHGMSEVQKPEGGSIKHDVSVPVSAVPSFIEAATEAAQSLVPGCRPVPFGHLGDGNIHFNISQPEGADKQAFLERWDAMNEMIHAIVADMDGSISAEHGIGQLKRDLLPGVKDPVALALMRTIKLALDPKGIMNPGKLLPDERG, from the coding sequence ATGAGGGCCGAAATTGCGGGTGAGGCAGTGGAGCACATAACCGATCTTGGGGCAGAGCTGGCGGCACTTATCGATGATGGTGCGGTGCTGACTGAGCCTTCGGACAAAGCGCCTTTCTTGCGCGAGTGGCGGGACCTGTTCCAAGGCAAAGCGATCGCGATCGTTCAGCCGCGGACAGCGCAAGACGTCTGTGCAGTGCTGCGTTTTGCGAGTGAGCGCGGCTTGCCGGTTGTCCCACAAGGCGGAAACACCGGCTTAGTTGGGGGCCAGACACCCGATACCAGCGGCCGTGCCATTGTTTTATCGCTTGCCAGGCTCAATCGCGTCCGGCAGATCGATGCTCAGGCCAATGTGATAACCACAGAAGCCGGCGTCGTGCTTGAAGCGCTGCAGAAACAGGCCGATGCGGCTGGTCGATTTTTCCCTCTGTCGCTGGGCGCGCAGGGTTCTTGCATGATCGGTGGCAACATCGCGACAAACGCCGGAGGAACGGGCGTTCTGGCCTATGGTAACACGCGTGATCTGGTTCTCGGTCTCGAAGTTGCGCTCCCCGATGGCCGGCTCTGGAACGGGTTGAGCAAGCTGCGCAAGGACAACACGGGCTACGATCTGAAGAACCTGTTTATCGGATCAGAGGGCACCCTTGGGGTGATCACAGCGGCCAGCCTGAAGCTCTTCCCCAAGCCTCGTGGGGTCCGCACGGCTTTTATTGGCCTTAAGACCCCCCACGACGCGCTTCGCCTATATGAGGCGATGGAACAACGGGCCGGACATGGGCTGACAGGTTTTGAGATCATGCCAAGGCTTGGTTTAGAGTTCGTCTTGCGTCATCTACCTGGTGCCCGTGACCCGCTCACCAGTCCTTCAGCGTGGTATGTGTTGGCTGAACTGTCATCTGGGCGCAGCGAGGACGATGCGCAGGCCCTCCTGATGGAATGCATGGAAGAAGCGTTCGAAGCAGACTTGATCGAGGATGCCGCCGTCGCGCAAACACTCGAGCAGTCCCGGACGTTCTGGTCATTGCGGCATGGCATGAGCGAGGTTCAGAAGCCCGAGGGTGGTTCGATCAAGCACGATGTCTCGGTTCCCGTCAGCGCGGTTCCCTCGTTTATCGAAGCGGCAACCGAAGCCGCTCAATCGCTTGTGCCTGGCTGCCGTCCGGTGCCGTTTGGCCATCTCGGTGACGGTAACATTCACTTCAACATTTCTCAGCCGGAAGGCGCCGACAAACAAGCGTTTTTAGAGCGCTGGGATGCGATGAACGAGATGATCCATGCGATCGTCGCCGATATGGATGGGTCAATCTCAGCCGAACATGGTATCGGGCAGTTGAAGCGCGATCTGTTGCCCGGGGTGAAGGATCCGGTGGCCTTGGCGCTGATGCGCACTATCAAACTGGCGCTCGATCCGAAAGGCATCATGAACCCGGGCAAACTTCTGCCCGATGAGAGGGGCTGA
- a CDS encoding tyrosine protein phosphatase, translated as MSAPHAALYVCSLSAIDAVAEQTGASHMLSVLSSGSPVERPASIAADNHLFLEFNDITAPAHGLTPPGREHIDALLAFGRAWDRKAPMIVHCWAGVSRSTAAGYILSLALSEGAEPHATARLLRSRAPWATPNARMIALADAALGAGGEMQAAIQAIGRGANAYEGRPFQLPVDAG; from the coding sequence ATGTCCGCCCCCCACGCTGCACTTTACGTTTGTTCACTTTCGGCCATTGATGCGGTCGCCGAACAAACCGGTGCCAGCCATATGTTGTCCGTTCTCAGCTCGGGCAGCCCAGTTGAGCGCCCCGCATCCATTGCGGCTGACAATCATCTGTTTCTGGAATTCAATGATATCACCGCCCCAGCTCATGGCCTGACGCCCCCAGGGCGCGAACATATCGATGCTCTTCTTGCTTTTGGCCGGGCCTGGGATCGCAAAGCGCCGATGATCGTCCATTGTTGGGCCGGGGTCAGCCGATCGACTGCAGCGGGTTACATTTTATCATTGGCCCTCAGCGAAGGGGCTGAGCCCCACGCGACGGCTCGCCTTTTGCGCTCGCGCGCTCCTTGGGCCACGCCGAATGCGCGCATGATCGCCTTGGCAGACGCGGCGCTCGGTGCTGGTGGCGAGATGCAGGCAGCGATCCAGGCAATCGGGCGGGGTGCGAATGCCTACGAGGGACGCCCCTTTCAACTGCCGGTGGATGCAGGCTGA